From Candidatus Binataceae bacterium, the proteins below share one genomic window:
- the bioB gene encoding biotin synthase BioB, which translates to MEHLDLNALAGRVLAGAEIEPDQAHAILNWPDERMGELLAATLRVREASFGRRVKICVLRNAQSGICPEDCHYCSQSRISRADIPVYRMQSVEELLAGAQAAVASGARRYCMVGSMRGPTERDIEHLAQACEQIRAAYPTLELCLSMGLLSREQAQTLKDAGAGWINHNLNTSRRYYPEICTTHTWDDRVRTIENVRAAGLAVCSGGIIGMGERDEDIVELAYATRRLRADSVPVNFLHPIAGTPLGNAPRLTPERCLKAACLFRLLNPRSEVRAAGGRELNLGPRQGEIFNAVNSVFVNGYLTTAGWDYKRTCELIERAGFEVEPASEGAAAV; encoded by the coding sequence GTGGAACATCTGGATCTGAATGCACTCGCCGGGCGCGTGCTCGCGGGGGCGGAAATCGAACCCGACCAGGCGCATGCGATTCTGAACTGGCCCGACGAGCGGATGGGCGAACTGCTCGCCGCCACGCTCAGGGTACGCGAGGCGTCCTTTGGGCGGCGGGTCAAAATCTGCGTGCTGCGCAACGCGCAGAGCGGGATCTGCCCCGAGGACTGCCATTATTGCTCGCAGTCGCGCATCTCGCGCGCGGACATCCCGGTTTACAGGATGCAGAGCGTTGAGGAGCTGCTGGCCGGCGCGCAGGCGGCGGTCGCCAGCGGTGCGCGGCGTTACTGCATGGTCGGCAGCATGCGCGGCCCTACCGAACGCGACATCGAGCATCTCGCGCAGGCGTGCGAGCAAATCCGCGCGGCCTATCCCACGCTCGAACTATGTCTCTCGATGGGCCTGCTCAGCCGCGAGCAGGCGCAGACGCTCAAAGACGCCGGCGCCGGATGGATCAACCATAACCTCAACACCAGCCGCCGCTACTATCCCGAAATTTGCACGACGCACACCTGGGACGATCGCGTGCGCACCATCGAAAACGTCCGCGCGGCGGGACTGGCGGTGTGCTCGGGCGGAATCATCGGGATGGGCGAACGCGACGAGGATATCGTCGAGCTCGCCTACGCGACGCGCCGCCTGCGCGCCGACTCGGTCCCGGTCAACTTTCTCCATCCGATCGCGGGCACGCCGCTCGGCAACGCGCCGCGCCTGACACCCGAGCGGTGCCTCAAGGCGGCCTGCCTGTTCCGCTTGCTCAACCCGCGCAGCGAGGTCCGCGCCGCCGGCGGACGCGAACTCAACCTCGGCCCGCGCCAGGGCGAGATCTTCAACGCGGTCAACTCGGTCTTCGTCAACGGCTATCTGACGACCGCCGGATGGGACTACAAGCGGACGTGCGAACTGATCGAGCGTGCGGGCTTCGAGGTCGAGCCGGCGAGCGAGGGCGCCGCGGCGGTTTAA
- the murJ gene encoding murein biosynthesis integral membrane protein MurJ — MAYLVAAGILLSRIAGLVRESIFAHYLGNSDAADAFKAGFRIPNILQNLFGEGVLSASFIPIYSRLLSEGEEELAETLAWGVGAILALAVSILVALGVWAAPWLIAVIAPGFTGDKRDLTITLVRILFPGAGLLVLSAWCLGVLNSHHRFFASYAAPVAWNLAIIGALVVYGPRRGQADLALEVAWGAVLGAALQIAVQAPQTLRLVGRLRTDFARARDALGAVFRNLGPVIAGRGAGQISGYVDNLLASLLPTGAVAALSYARILYVLPISLFGMSVAAAELPSMSRASGNAEEIAQLLRIRLNAGLRQIAFLVVPSAAAFLFLGDVIAGLIFQSGNFTHADSVYVWAVLAGSAVGLLAATWGRLYNSAFYALEDTRTPLKFALIRFGLTLTLGYLCAVPLPPAIGLAQRWGVAGLSASAGLAAWVEFTLLRRNLRRRIGATGIGRAPLLRLWAIALAATAAGWAVKLAMGAAGPRLMGLAVLPAYGAVYLGIAWWLGLPELERAAGYLSRRLGMRSLGR, encoded by the coding sequence ATGGCCTACCTGGTGGCGGCCGGCATCCTGCTCAGCCGCATCGCCGGACTCGTCCGCGAAAGCATCTTCGCCCACTACCTCGGCAACTCCGACGCCGCCGACGCCTTCAAGGCCGGCTTCCGTATCCCGAACATTCTCCAGAATCTCTTCGGCGAAGGCGTGCTGTCGGCCTCGTTCATCCCGATCTACAGCAGGCTCCTAAGCGAGGGTGAGGAGGAACTGGCCGAGACGCTGGCCTGGGGCGTCGGCGCGATCCTGGCGCTGGCGGTCTCGATTTTGGTCGCGCTCGGCGTGTGGGCAGCGCCCTGGCTGATCGCGGTCATCGCGCCCGGTTTCACCGGCGACAAGCGCGACCTGACGATCACGCTGGTGCGCATCCTGTTTCCCGGCGCGGGGCTATTGGTGCTTTCGGCGTGGTGCCTGGGCGTGCTCAACAGTCATCATCGGTTTTTCGCTTCCTATGCCGCGCCGGTTGCGTGGAACCTCGCGATCATCGGCGCGCTCGTGGTTTACGGGCCGCGCCGCGGGCAGGCGGATCTCGCGCTCGAGGTCGCATGGGGCGCGGTGCTCGGCGCCGCACTCCAGATCGCGGTCCAGGCGCCGCAAACGCTGCGTCTGGTGGGACGGCTGCGCACTGACTTTGCCCGCGCGCGCGACGCGCTGGGCGCTGTGTTTCGCAATCTCGGCCCGGTGATCGCCGGACGCGGCGCGGGACAGATCTCCGGCTATGTCGATAACCTGCTGGCGAGCCTGCTGCCGACCGGGGCGGTCGCCGCGCTCAGCTACGCGCGCATCCTGTACGTCCTGCCGATAAGCCTGTTCGGGATGTCGGTGGCGGCGGCCGAGCTGCCGAGCATGTCGCGCGCAAGCGGCAACGCCGAGGAGATCGCGCAGTTGCTGCGGATCCGGCTCAACGCCGGCCTGCGCCAGATCGCGTTTTTGGTGGTGCCCTCGGCGGCGGCATTCCTGTTCCTGGGCGATGTGATCGCGGGGCTGATCTTCCAGTCGGGCAACTTCACGCATGCGGATTCGGTGTACGTATGGGCCGTGCTGGCGGGCTCGGCGGTGGGCCTGCTCGCGGCGACCTGGGGACGGCTGTACAACTCGGCCTTTTACGCGCTGGAGGACACGCGCACGCCGCTCAAGTTCGCGCTCATCCGCTTCGGCCTGACCCTGACGCTCGGCTACCTGTGCGCGGTACCGCTGCCGCCCGCGATCGGGCTGGCGCAGCGATGGGGCGTGGCAGGATTGAGCGCGTCGGCGGGACTCGCCGCATGGGTCGAGTTCACCCTGTTGCGCCGCAACCTGCGCAGGCGGATAGGGGCGACCGGAATCGGGCGCGCGCCGCTCCTCAGGCTGTGGGCGATCGCGCTGGCGGCGACGGCGGCTGGATGGGCGGTGAAGCTCGCGATGGGCGCGGCGGGTCCGCGCCTGATGGGGCTCGCGGTGCTGCCCGCCTACGGAGCGGTGTACCTGGGAATCGCGTGGTGGCTCGGACTGCCCGAACTCGAACGCGCGGCCGGCTATCTCTCGCGCCGACTAGGTATGCGCTCGCTTGGACGTTAG
- a CDS encoding cobalamin-independent methionine synthase II family protein: MSLMYRAEVIGSMLRPAWLKQARLDFAAGRLSIGQFKRLEDRAVDAAIALQERCGVDVVTDGEMRRSGFVAPLTDYVEGFEAAAFDTRRWRGGVAEDGEVNLPVPLTVTGKLRRRRSLTAEEFIYARARAARPLKATLPSPLMLALRWSPEHSAAAYPDPFALFADAVDILRTEVDELVALGCEYIQIDAPELATLIDPSTRERVYAAHGISPERMLGEGVEMLDAVADASEITFGLHLCRGNNAGHWMSAGGYEAISREVFARAMRYHIFLLEYDTPRAGSFEPLRDVPADKRVVLGLVSTKTDALETSEALIARIDEAARYFPREQMALSTQCGFASVVAGNPIAEATQEKKLRLVAEVARRAWP, from the coding sequence ATGTCGTTGATGTACCGTGCGGAGGTTATCGGCTCGATGTTGCGGCCCGCCTGGCTCAAGCAGGCGCGGCTCGACTTCGCTGCCGGCCGGCTCTCGATCGGACAGTTCAAACGCCTTGAGGACCGCGCGGTGGACGCAGCGATCGCGCTCCAGGAACGATGCGGGGTGGACGTGGTCACCGACGGCGAGATGCGCCGCTCGGGCTTCGTCGCTCCCCTGACCGATTATGTTGAGGGCTTCGAGGCGGCGGCGTTCGACACCCGGCGATGGCGCGGCGGCGTGGCCGAGGACGGCGAAGTCAATCTGCCGGTGCCGCTGACCGTGACCGGCAAGCTGCGCCGGCGCCGCTCGCTGACCGCCGAAGAGTTCATCTACGCGCGCGCCCGCGCCGCGCGCCCGCTCAAGGCGACGCTGCCGAGCCCGCTGATGCTCGCGCTGCGCTGGTCGCCCGAGCACTCGGCGGCGGCCTATCCCGACCCGTTCGCCTTGTTCGCCGATGCGGTCGACATCCTGCGCACTGAGGTTGACGAGCTGGTAGCGCTGGGCTGCGAATACATCCAGATCGACGCGCCCGAGCTCGCGACCCTGATCGATCCCTCCACGCGCGAGCGCGTTTACGCCGCGCACGGGATTTCGCCCGAGCGGATGCTCGGCGAAGGCGTCGAGATGCTCGACGCGGTGGCTGATGCCTCTGAGATCACCTTCGGGCTCCATCTGTGCCGCGGCAACAATGCCGGTCACTGGATGAGCGCGGGCGGCTACGAGGCGATCTCGCGCGAGGTCTTCGCGCGCGCCATGCGCTACCATATCTTCCTGCTCGAATACGACACGCCGCGCGCGGGATCGTTCGAGCCGCTGCGCGACGTCCCGGCCGACAAGCGCGTCGTGCTCGGCCTGGTCTCGACCAAGACCGACGCGCTCGAAACCTCTGAGGCGCTCATCGCGCGGATCGACGAAGCGGCGCGGTATTTTCCGCGCGAGCAGATGGCGCTTTCGACGCAGTGCGGCTTTGCCTCGGTGGTGGCGGGAAATCCGATTGCCGAGGCGACGCAGGAGAAGAAACTTCGCCTGGTCGCCGAGGTCGCCCGCCGGGCGTGGCCCTGA
- a CDS encoding OB-fold domain-containing protein, with amino-acid sequence MPGQIDYSKLRILPDPDTKEWWEGTKRRKYLIRQCNACGHKWFPPLPACSKCTSMDLGWFETAGRGVIYSYVVVMQPILGAFVNAAPYVVAIVELDDCREADGTATRVAGVLINDESETAIGLPIEVSFDETPDPNIVIPRWRVCGTAANVWRFSE; translated from the coding sequence ATGCCGGGACAGATCGACTACAGCAAGCTGCGCATCCTGCCCGACCCCGACACCAAGGAGTGGTGGGAGGGAACGAAGCGGCGCAAATATCTCATCCGTCAATGCAACGCGTGCGGGCATAAATGGTTCCCGCCGCTGCCGGCTTGCAGCAAGTGCACGTCGATGGACCTTGGATGGTTCGAGACCGCGGGGCGCGGCGTGATTTACAGCTACGTCGTGGTGATGCAGCCGATCCTGGGCGCGTTCGTCAACGCCGCGCCCTACGTGGTCGCGATAGTCGAGCTCGACGACTGTCGCGAGGCCGACGGCACGGCGACCCGCGTGGCCGGCGTGCTCATCAACGACGAATCGGAGACTGCGATCGGGCTGCCGATCGAAGTGAGCTTCGACGAAACACCGGACCCGAACATCGTTATCCCGCGCTGGCGCGTCTGCGGCACCGCGGCCAATGTCTGGCGCTTCAGCGAGTAA
- a CDS encoding bifunctional heptose 7-phosphate kinase/heptose 1-phosphate adenyltransferase codes for MSPRSKDASRSAASIAAGDGRVELPALKPLRVLVAGEIILDRYIWGDVARVSPEAPIPVLQVHRSEQRPGNAGFVMANLRALGAQVSALSVVGADRNGELLREMFEGLEIDARSVLVDPDRPTTVKERMLGSVQSAGRATQQLLRVDQEDARPLSPARERALEQRVARELERADGVLVSDINKGLLTPRLLRALIGGARRRRIPVIVDPRLTEDFSIYRGATAMTPNRYETELATGTRLRDRDDWMRAANALVARLGLDACLVTLDRDGMYLAERGGADTYIPTMPRAVYDVTGAGDVVLAVFGLFVIAGLSLPAAARLANIAAGIEVSRLGTEIITRDDLARALSPRPESVQRKILSREELRAEIERRRRAGQRIVFTNGCFDLLHAGHIQMLAFARAQGDALVVGLNSDRSVRLLKGAGRPVYPAAERALILAALEAVDYVVVFDDARAERIIRAVRPDVLVKGEDYSGQTVDGQTFVESRGGRVVLAPLLAGHGTTQTLERMRTATMAAGGAPSALTSKRAHT; via the coding sequence ATGTCGCCCCGCTCAAAAGACGCATCGCGCTCCGCCGCATCGATCGCCGCAGGCGACGGGCGCGTCGAGCTGCCGGCGCTCAAGCCGCTGCGCGTGCTGGTCGCCGGCGAGATAATCCTCGACCGCTACATCTGGGGCGATGTTGCCCGGGTGTCGCCTGAGGCGCCGATTCCGGTTCTTCAGGTCCATCGCAGCGAGCAGCGCCCGGGCAACGCGGGCTTCGTGATGGCGAACCTGCGGGCGTTGGGCGCGCAGGTCAGCGCGCTCAGCGTGGTCGGCGCCGACCGCAACGGAGAGCTTTTGCGCGAGATGTTCGAGGGGCTCGAAATCGACGCTCGCTCCGTGCTTGTCGATCCTGACCGCCCGACCACGGTCAAGGAGCGGATGCTCGGCTCGGTGCAATCGGCCGGGCGCGCGACCCAGCAGCTCCTGCGCGTGGACCAGGAGGACGCGCGTCCGCTGAGCCCGGCTCGCGAGCGCGCGCTCGAGCAGCGCGTGGCACGCGAGCTTGAGCGCGCCGACGGCGTGCTCGTCTCGGACATCAACAAGGGTCTGCTGACGCCGCGGCTTTTGCGCGCGCTTATCGGCGGCGCGCGCCGCCGACGCATCCCGGTGATCGTCGATCCGCGGCTGACCGAGGACTTTTCGATCTACCGCGGGGCGACCGCGATGACCCCGAACCGCTACGAAACCGAGCTGGCCACCGGGACGCGCCTGCGCGACCGCGACGACTGGATGCGCGCGGCCAACGCGCTAGTCGCCCGGCTGGGCCTCGACGCCTGCCTGGTTACGCTCGACCGCGACGGGATGTACCTCGCCGAGCGCGGGGGCGCCGACACTTATATTCCGACCATGCCGCGCGCGGTATACGACGTGACCGGCGCGGGCGACGTCGTGCTCGCGGTCTTCGGGCTGTTCGTGATCGCCGGGCTCAGCCTGCCGGCGGCGGCGCGGCTGGCCAATATCGCGGCGGGCATCGAAGTCAGCCGGCTCGGCACCGAGATCATCACCCGCGACGACCTCGCCCGCGCGCTGAGCCCGCGCCCGGAGAGCGTCCAGCGCAAGATCCTCTCGCGTGAGGAGCTGCGCGCGGAGATCGAGCGCCGCCGGCGCGCCGGCCAACGTATCGTGTTCACCAACGGATGTTTCGATCTGCTCCACGCCGGGCACATCCAGATGCTCGCCTTCGCGCGCGCGCAGGGCGACGCGCTCGTCGTCGGGCTCAACAGCGACCGCAGTGTGCGTCTGCTCAAGGGCGCCGGCCGCCCGGTCTATCCGGCGGCTGAGCGCGCGCTGATCCTAGCCGCGCTGGAAGCGGTCGATTACGTAGTGGTCTTCGACGACGCCCGCGCCGAGCGGATCATCCGGGCCGTGCGCCCCGACGTACTGGTCAAGGGCGAGGACTACAGCGGCCAGACCGTCGACGGTCAAACCTTCGTCGAATCGCGCGGCGGGCGGGTCGTGCTTGCGCCGCTGCTCGCCGGCCACGGCACCACGCAGACGCTGGAGCGCATGCGCACGGCTACGATGGCGGCCGGTGGGGCGCCGTCGGCGCTAACGTCCAAGCGAGCGCATACCTAG
- a CDS encoding glucose 1-dehydrogenase, producing MAAPQMFDLSGRVAVVTGGNGGIGRGIALGLAAAGAAVAILARNESKNRAVLEELRARGVGAIARTLDVTQRAALAPAIAEVERALGPVDILVNNAGIAIPGGVLKADAASWDRVLETNLNSCFLLSQMAARSMAARRRGKIINIASEYSRFGNPIAPSYAASKGGLVQLTKSMAVELAPHNIQVNAIVPGWIESEMTAPIKGRPFYDEIIRRTPAGRLGMPEECAGAAIFLASCASDFVTGATIFVDGGYAIR from the coding sequence ATGGCGGCGCCGCAGATGTTCGACCTGAGCGGCCGCGTGGCGGTGGTCACCGGCGGCAACGGCGGGATCGGGCGCGGAATCGCGCTGGGCCTTGCTGCGGCCGGCGCCGCGGTCGCGATCCTCGCCCGCAACGAGAGCAAGAACCGCGCCGTGCTCGAGGAGCTGCGCGCGCGGGGCGTGGGTGCGATCGCGCGCACGCTCGATGTGACCCAACGCGCGGCGCTGGCGCCCGCGATAGCCGAGGTCGAGCGCGCGCTCGGCCCGGTGGATATCCTCGTCAACAACGCCGGGATCGCGATTCCCGGCGGCGTGCTCAAAGCCGATGCCGCGAGCTGGGATCGCGTGCTCGAGACCAACCTCAACTCGTGCTTTTTGCTCTCGCAGATGGCGGCGCGCTCGATGGCCGCGCGCCGGCGCGGCAAGATTATCAACATCGCCAGCGAGTACTCGCGCTTCGGCAACCCGATCGCCCCGTCCTACGCCGCCTCCAAGGGCGGGCTGGTGCAGCTGACGAAGTCGATGGCGGTCGAGTTGGCCCCGCATAACATCCAGGTCAACGCGATCGTGCCGGGATGGATCGAGAGCGAGATGACCGCGCCGATTAAGGGCCGCCCGTTCTACGACGAGATCATCCGGCGCACGCCGGCCGGCAGGCTCGGCATGCCCGAGGAGTGCGCGGGCGCGGCGATCTTCCTTGCCTCTTGCGCCTCCGACTTCGTTACCGGCGCAACGATCTTCGTTGACGGAGGCTACGCGATCCGCTGA
- a CDS encoding SDR family oxidoreductase, whose product MVSSKMFDLSGKVALVTGGNRGIGAAIALGLAEAGAAVAIAARDERKNAETLERLKGLAVPAMARRLDLKQRRELRPAFEEVERRLGPVDILVNNAAYATLTGVLDTSEEDWDGVMEVNLNAAVILSRYAAKSMIARGRGGKIINVTSLAASFGSAVFPSYAVAKGGLAQLTRSLAIELAPHNIQVNALAPGWFSTDMTEWIRTGPEYDWLLKEMVQRTPRGRFGDPEELKGAAVFLASSASDHMTGADLLIDGGFSIR is encoded by the coding sequence ATGGTGTCTTCAAAGATGTTCGACCTCAGCGGCAAGGTCGCGCTGGTCACGGGCGGCAACCGCGGGATCGGCGCGGCGATCGCGCTCGGGTTGGCCGAGGCGGGCGCCGCGGTTGCCATTGCGGCTCGCGACGAGCGCAAGAATGCCGAAACGCTGGAGCGGCTCAAGGGGCTGGCGGTGCCCGCGATGGCGCGCCGGCTCGACCTCAAGCAGCGCCGTGAGTTGAGGCCCGCCTTCGAGGAGGTCGAGCGGCGGCTGGGCCCGGTCGATATCCTGGTCAACAACGCCGCCTACGCAACGCTTACCGGCGTGCTCGACACCAGCGAGGAGGACTGGGACGGCGTCATGGAGGTCAACCTCAACGCCGCGGTAATTCTCTCGCGCTATGCCGCCAAGTCGATGATCGCGCGCGGGCGCGGCGGCAAGATAATCAACGTCACCAGCCTCGCCGCCTCCTTCGGCAGTGCGGTCTTCCCCTCCTACGCCGTCGCCAAGGGCGGGCTCGCCCAGCTCACCCGCTCGCTCGCGATCGAGCTGGCCCCGCACAACATCCAGGTCAACGCGCTGGCCCCGGGATGGTTCTCCACCGACATGACCGAATGGATTCGCACCGGGCCGGAATACGACTGGCTGCTCAAAGAGATGGTCCAGCGCACGCCGCGCGGTCGCTTCGGCGACCCCGAGGAGCTCAAGGGTGCGGCGGTCTTCCTCGCCTCCTCCGCCTCGGACCACATGACCGGCGCCGACCTGCTCATAGACGGCGGCTTCTCGATCCGCTGA